GCTGCCGTCCGGGCGGCTGGCCGTGGTGCTCGGCGACGTCGCCGGGCACGGGCTGTCGGCGGCGGCGGTGACCGCCCAGCTGCGGCACGCGCTGCGCGCCTCGCTGCTGCGCGACGAGGGCCCGGCCGCCGCGCTGACCGCGCTCAACCAGCTGGTGGCCGCGCTGCTGCCCGGCGAGATGGCCACCGCCGTCGTCGTCCAGCTCGACCCGGCCACCGGGGAGCTGACGCTGGCCAGCGCCGGGCACCTGCCGGCCGTGCACACCGGCGACGGCGGCAGCCGGCTGGTCACCGACGGCCGCGGCCCGGCGATGGGTCTGCTCGACGCCGCCGACTACCCGCAGACCGCGCTGCGCCTGGACGCCGGCGACCGGCTGCTGCTCTACAGCGACGGCCTGGTCGAGCGCCGCGGGCAGGACCTCGTCGAGCGGCTGGAGGTGCTGCGCACCGCGGTGGCCACCGTCTCCGGGTCGCCGCAGGAGGTCGCCGACGGCGTGGTCGCCGCGCTCGACCCGCCCGGCACCGACGACGTCACCGTGGTGGCGCTCGCACGCCTCTGACGCCTACCCGGCGCCGCCGCGGACGAGGTAGCGGTAGGCCGGGGAGTCGGGGTCGAGGTGCTGGATGCGCAGCGGGCTGGCCTGCGTGCGGGCCAGCAGGCCCGGCAGGCTCGCGGCGCTGCCCAGCTCGATGCCGGTGAGCGCGGCGCCGGTCTCGCGGTTGTCCCGCTTGACGTACTCGAACAGCACGATGTCGTCCTCCGGGCCGAGGACGTCGTCGAGGAAGCGGCGCAGCGCCCCGGGCTCCTGCGGGAACTCGACGAGGAAGTAGTGCTTGAGGCCCTGGTGCACCAGGGACCGCTCGATGACCTCGGCGTACCGGCTGACGTCGTTGTTGCCGCCCGAGAGCAGGCAGACGACGGTCTGCCCGGGCTGCACGCGCACGACCCCGCCGGTCAGCGCGGCGGCGGCCAGCGCCCCGGCGGGCTCGGCGATGACCCCGTCGACCTGGTACAGCTCGAGCATCTCGGTGCAGACCTGCCCCTCGGGCACGGCGACCAGCTCGGCGCCGGAGTCGCGCACCAGCGGGTAGGTGACCGCGCCGGCGCGGCGGACGGCGGCACCGTCGACGAAGGTGTCCATGGCCGGCAGCTCCACCGGGTGCCCGGCCGCCAGCGCCGCGGCCATGCTCGCCGCCCCGGCCGGTTCCACCCCGACCAGCCGGGTCCCCGGGCTGGCCTGCCGCAGCCACGTGCCGCACCCGGCGAGCAGCCCGCCGCCGCCGAGCGGGAGGACGACGACGTCGGGCGCGCGGCCGAGCTGCTCGACCACCTCGACGGCGACGGTCGCCTGCCCGACCACCACCGGCCAGGCGTCGAAGGCGGGCACCAGGGTGGCGCCGGTGTCGCGGGCGCGGGCGGCCGCGGCGCTCGCGGCGTCGTCGTAGGTGTCGCCGGTGACCACCAGCTCGACCATGTCGCCGCCGAGGGCCCGGATGCGGGCGCGCTTCTGCCGCGGCGTCGTCCCGGGCACGACGACCGCGCCGTGCACGCCGAGGGCCCGGCAGGCGTGGGCCACGCCCTGCCCGTGGTTGCCGGCGCTGGCGCACACGACGCCGGCCGCCCGGCGGGTGCTGTCGAGCCGGCTGATCGTGTTGTAGGCGCCGCGCACCTTGTAGGACCGGCCGACCTGCAGGTCCTCGCGCTTGAGCCAGACGTCGGCGCCGGTGAGCGCGGAGAGCCGCTCGTTGCGCTGCAGGGGCGTCCGCTCGGCGATGCCCGCGAGCCGGCCGACGGCGTCGCGCACGTCGGCGGGGAAGCGGTCGAGATCGGGCGTCACGGTGGCGGTCACGGCGTCCATCCTCCCGTCGCCGGCGGGCCGGGCCGCGGACCGCCCCGGGAGGCGTCCGGCGGGACGTCGTGCTCTGCCCACACTGCGGGGCAGAGCACGACCCTCCGCCGGGGAGGTGGTCGGCTCCGGGGATCAGTCCGTCACGACGCCGTCCTCGCGGACAGTCAGCCGGCCGGCGGCGGTGAGGCCGTCGAGGACGGTGGTGAGCCGAGGGGTGAGCGACGGGGTGCGGCGGCGGTGGCCGAAGACCTCCGCGGTGCGCAGGAACAGCTGCTCCCGGGACAGCCCGCCGTCGGCGGCGCGGCACAGCGCGACCATCGCGTTGCCGACCTCCTCGGGCGCGACGTGCTCCAGCGGGCGGGCCGTGCTGGTGGCCTGGCGGCGGAAGGCGGTCCAGCCCGCGCGGTCCAGCGCCTCGGGCCAGACGTGCTCACCGGCGAGGGTCTCCGGCGGCAGCAGGGCCAGCAGCGCGTCGCGGCGGGCCTCGCCGACCCGCGACAGCCCGAACGCGCCGGCCGCGAGCCGGGTCAGCCGGTCGCGGTGCACCGGGCCCTCGGCCCTGACCCCGGCGAGCAGCACCCGGCGCACCAGGCGGGCGGTGCGCGGGTCGGCGAGCTGGTCGAGCGCCTTGCGGTCGCCGGCGGGCCTGGGCGTCCACGGGCGGAAGGGCAGCTCGCCGTCGAGCCGGGACTCGGCGGTGCGGCCGGTGGGCGCCGGGCGGGCACCGCGCGCCGGGGCGGGCTCGGGCTCGACCGGCGTGGGCACCACGCTCAGCGTCACCGGGGTGGGTGCCGGCGCCTCGTCCTCGGCGGCCGGCAGCTCGGCGAGCGCAGCGGACGCCACCGCCCGCAGGGCCCGCGGCGCGGCCGGGGCAGCGGGCGCGGGGGAGTCGTCCCCGACCTCCGGCACGCGGGCCGGCACCGGCGTCGGGGCGGCGGCCACCGGAGCGGGGGAGGCCTGCGCAGGGGAGACCGCGGACACCGCGGCGACCAGCCGGTCGAGCACCGCCTCGCGGTCGCGCAGCCAGGACGGCAGCCACACCCGCTCCACCGCCGGCCAGCCGAGCCGCCCGCCGAGCACCTCGACCGGCAGCCCGTCGCGGTCGCCGACGGTGCCCCGCCGCGCCCACTCGGGACCGTCGAGCAGCACGGCCACCAGCGGGGTGTCCGGCGCGGCGGGCGAGGCCACCGACAGGTCGATCCGGAAGTCGGAGAGCCCGACGTCGGTGCGCACCACGAGGCCGCGCGAGCGCAGCGCCGCGGCGACGTCCTCGCGGTGCCGGTCGGGGACGCCCGGCCGCCGGGCCTCGCGGGGCAGCGCGTCGGTGCCGAGCGCGGCCAGGTCGAGCCAGGCCCGCAGGTGCTTGATGCCCACCGACGAGGTCTGCTCGGCCCGCAGCGCCGACGGGTCGAACGAGGAGAAGACGACGACCTGCCGCCGCGCGCGGGTGATCGCCACGTTGAGCCGGCGCTCGCCGCCGACCCGGTTCAGCGGGCCGAAGGTGAGCGGGAGCACGCCGCGGTCGTCGGGGCTGAACGCGGTGGACAGCAGCACGACGTCGCGCTCGTCGCCCTGCACGTCCTCCAGGTTCTTGACGAACAGGCCCTCGCCGTCGGTGCGGTCCAGCGCCGCGACCAGCCGCTCGTCGCCGGCGTCGCGCAGCAGCGACTCGACGTAGGCGCGCTGCTGGGCGTTGAAGGTGACCACGCCGATCGAGGGGACGGCGTCCGTCGAGGCGGCGAAGCGGCGGCGCACCTCGGCGACGACGGCCTTGGCCTCCATCGGGTTGGTGCGCAGCAGCCGCCCGGCGCCCGCGCGGTGGAACGTGCCGTCGACCCGCACCAGCGTGATGCCGCGCCCGCCGACGTCGGCCGAGGGCCGCCCGTGCGCAGGCGCCGGGAACGACGCCAGCCGGTTGCCGTAGTAGTGCGCGTTGCTGAAGGCGATCAGCGACTCGTCCTGGCTGCGGTAGTGCCACGACAGCCAGTGCCGCGGCACCCGCGCCTGCACGCACGCCGACAGGAGCGACTCGTCGTCCTCTCCCGCGGTGCCCGGCAGGTCGGCCAGGTCGTCGTCGGTGGAGGCGGCCGGCCCGGCGGACGACGTCGGCGGCAGCTGCCGGCTGTCCCCCACGACGACCGCGGCGCGGGCCCGGCCCAGCGCCCCCACCGCGTCGGCGACCCGGATCTGCGAGGCCTCGTCGAACACGACCAGGTCGAACTGGCCGGCCCGCGCGGGGAGGAACCGTGCCACCGAGTCGGGGCCGGCCAGCACGCAGGGCAGCACCGCCGTGACCAGGTCGCCGTACTGCGCCAGCAGCGCGCGCACGTCCGGGCCGCGGTCCGACCGGGTCAGCTCCTGCTGCAGCGCGCCGAGCCGGTCGCCGTCGAGACGCCGGGCGGCCAGCACCGACGCGGGCAGCGCCGCGGTCAGGTGGCGGCGGACCGCGCGCGACGCGGTGGCGAAGCGGGCGACCGCCTTGTCGTGGGCCTCCTCGTCGAAGGTCTCCAGGCCGGTGGCCGCGCGCCGCTCGGCGGCCGACGCGGCGGCCAGGCCCGCCTCGAACGCGCGGGTGGCGTCCTCGGCGGGCAGCCGGCCGTCGAGCAGCGCGGCGCGGGCCTCGGTGAGCCCGGCGGCGCGCAGCGGCTCGAGGGTGTCGAGGAACTCCGCCCACCGGCGCAGCGAGATCAGGCCGGGGTGGTCGAGGCCGCGCTCGGGGCGGGTCATCGCCCAGCGCAGCACCACGCCGTCGCTCCCGCACCAGTCGGCCAGCTCCGCGGGGGTGCTGCCGCACACGCGCAGCAGCGCGGTCAGGCCGTTGCGCAGCCGGACCACCGCCGCGGCGGCGGCCGCGTCCGGCCCCGGCCCGGCGACGACGTAGCGGCGCAGCGCGACGGCGAAGGTCCGCGCGCTGTCGACGACGGCGCCGGCCCGCTGCAGCCAGGCGACCTGCCCGTCGAGCAGCGTGGGCTCGGCCAGCGGGTTCCAGCCGGCCGGCACCGACAGGCCCGGGACCACCGCGGCCCGCGCGACCAGGCCGGCGGCCGCGGTCTGCACCCGCCACAGCGCGGCGGTGAGCTCCGGGACGTCGCGCAGCCGCACCTTCCCGCCCGGCCGCAGCACCGGCGCGAGCCGGTCGCGCACCGCCTGCAGCCCCTGCCGGCGGGGCCACCAGCGAGCGGCCTGCGCGGTCTGCGCGGCCACGTAGAGGTCGGCCAGCGGCAGGCCCAGCGCGTCGGGGGTGGCCAGCTCCAGGCCCGGGTGGACGGCGGCGGCGAAGGCGGCCAGGTCGTCGAGCACGGTCGCCGTCGCCGTCTCCCACCGCTCGGTGGGCACCTCGTCGAGGACCGCGAGGCCCACGTCCGGACCGGCCAGCAGGTGGGCCAGCGCGGTGAGGTCCTTGGGCGTGCGGACCTCGCGCAGCGCCCGCGCCAGGTGCTCCTCGGCCGGGAGTGCGCGGATGGCGTCGTCGACCTCGGCGGCGGCGCGGTGCGCGGCCGGGAGGTCCACCCGCGCGGTGTCGACGAAGGCCCACGGGTGCCGCGGCGAGGGCCGGACCAGGTCGGCGACGTCGGGCAGCAGGGCCAGGGACCGCCGCACCGCGGTGAGCGTCGCGGGCGGGGCGGTGGCCGCGAACGCCGGCGGCAGCGGCATCTGCGGCACGTCGACGCCGACCGCCAGCTGCGCGGTCCGCGCCGAGTAGCAGGACAGCCCGGCGGCGTTGGGCGCGTGCAGCCGGTCGGCGTAGCGGGCCAGCGTGCGGCGGGCCGCGCGCAGGTCCTCGCCGTCGGCGGCCAGGCCCTGCTCGTCGACGGCGACCACGGCGTCCAGCGCGGCGCGGACGCGGGCGCGCACCTCGGCCGCGCGGGCACCGCGGCCGTGCAGGTCGAGGGTGAACGGACCCATGCCGACCGCCTCGAGCCGCCGGGCGACGACCTCGAGCGCGGCCCGCTTCTCGGCGACGAAGAGCACGCGCTTGCCCTCGGCGACCGCGCGGGTGAGCAGGTTGGCGATCGTCTGCGACTTGCCGGTGCCGGGCGGGCCCTCGACGACGACGGTGCGCCCGGCGACGCCGTCCGCGACGGCGCGCAGCTGCGAGGCGTCGGCCGGCAGCGGGCACGCGGCGGCCAGCTCGTCGAGGTCGGGGGTCGCGGCGGCGGCCGGCACGGGGTCGGCGAAGGGCTCGGTCGGGGCGTGCACGAGGTGGGACACCAGCGGGCTGGTCGCCAGCTCGCCCCAGTGCTCGTCGAGGTCGCGCCACAGCCGGTACCGGGCGAACTGCAGGACGGCGAGGTCGGCGGTCGCCTCGACCCGGAAGGGCAGCCCGGCGTCGGCCAGCGCCTGGCGGACGGCGGTCAGCGCGCCGTCGACGTCGACACCGTCCCCCTCGAGCGGCCGGTCCAGCCCGGGGACGGTCAGGCCGTGCACCCGGCGCAGCTTCTCCAGCAGGCACCAGTTGGGGCCGGCGCTGCCCGTCTCGTCGACGGTGAGCCGGTAGCCGGCGCGGCCGGCGGGGGAGAGGACCACCGGCAGCAGCACCAGCGGTGAGCGCAGCGGCCGCCCGTCGAGCTCCCAGGCCAGGCTGCCGAGGGCGACGTGGAGGCCGTTGGCGCCGGTCTCCTCGAGGACCGTCCTCGCGCGGTGCGCCAGGGCGCGCAGCCGGGGCAGGTACCCGCCCTCGCTGACGTCGACGTGCACCGCCCGCTGCTCGTGCAGCAGGTCGCCGAGCCGGCCGACCGGCAGCTCGCGGGCGGAGTGCAGGCCCTGGTCGGTGTGCACCGCGGCGAGCCGGTCGGCCGGCAGCAGGGCGACCGCCGTCCCGCTCGTGAGCAGGTCGGTCAGCGTGGCGAGGTAGGCGCCGGGGAGGGTCAGCGGCAGACCGGCGCCCTCGGGGTGGTCGACCAGCCGGTTGCGCAGGCCGAGGTCGAGCAGGCTGTTCTTCCACTGCTGCACCCGCGGCGGCACGCCCGGGCGGCTGCCGGGGGCCGGGGCGGCGTGCCGGCCGGTGGGCCGGGCGGCGGGGTCGGCGTCGGCCGGGCGGTACTCGGCCACGTGCTCCGCGCCGTCGGCGCCCCGGGTGCGGGCCGGCAGCGGCAGGATGCCGTCGCGGCGGGCCCGGGCGACGTCGGTGACGCCCAGCACCCGGTCCAGCGGGCCGGTCAGCCAGGCGTCGTACGCGGCGCGGTGCAGCTGCTCGGGGTCGGGCTCGCCGGCGGCGTCCCCGGTGAGCAGCGTCGTCTCCACCAGGCGCACCAGGCCGAGGTCGACCAGGTCCACCAGCGGGGCGACGTCGGTGGTGGCGGCGCTCTCCGCGCTGCGCTCCTCGCGCCAGTAGCCGAGGAACGCGTGCGCCCCGCCCACCCCTCCGCCGGGGCCCTCGGCGAGCCACACCAGCGGGCGGACACCGGCCGCCTCCAGCGCCGCGGCCATCGCCACGACGGTGTCCAGGCAGGTGCCGGTCCGGCCGTCGAGCACGTCGCCGGGGGTGCGCACCGGGTGCCCGCGGTCGGCCCAGCCGGCCGGCGCCTCGCCCGGCGCGATGCCACGGGCGCGCACCGCGGCGGCGACCGCGGCGACGATCTGGTCGACCCGCTCGGGTCCGGCGGAGGAGCCCTGCACGGAGGCGTCGTCGGTGCGCTCGTCGAGCAGCGCGGCCGCCTCGGCGAGCAGGGCGTCGACCGCCGGGTGCTGCGGCAGGACGTGCGCGGCGAGCATCTCCAGTGCCAGCGGCAGCGGGGTGGCCGACCACTGGCCGGCGGCGAGCACCTGCACGGGGACGGCGGTGCCGCCGACGTCGACGCCGCCGGCGGTCACGTCGATCTCGACGGAGCCGGGCCGCGGCCGGTCGATCTGCAGCACGGCGGCGGGGTCGACCACCAGGCCGAGGTCGCTGAGCACCGTCGTCCGGCCGGCCTCGAGGTCGACGGTGAGCTCGACGGGACGGCCGATCGGGCCCTCGGTGTCACGCACAGCCAGCCGCACGGTGGCCCCCGGCAGCGGTCCGCCGTGGGTGGTGAGCGCCAGCCGGGACACCACCGGCACGCGGTTGTGCGCCAGCGCGGAGGACAGCACCGGCGTGCTCGTCGCCGAGATCGCCACGGCCACCCGGGTGCCGCCGTCGTGCGGATGCGGCCGGGTGCCCGTGGTGCCCATGGCGTCCTGTCTACCGGTCCGGACGGAACGGTCCGGTCACCGCCGGACGAGTCTGGGACGGGTGTGACGGACGGGGAGAAGCGATGCCGGATCGGCGCCGGGGCGCTCCACCACGGCCCCTGACGGAGCGCCTCCCGGCCGAGATGGCGCGATCTCGCCGCCCGAACGGGCTGCGGACGTCCGAGATCGCGCGATCTCGACACCGGGGGACCCTGGGACGCGGCGCCGCCTCGGCCAGGATGGGGGCGTGCCGAGGACCAGTGCAGGGGTGCTGCTGTACCGGCGGGAGCCCGACGGCACCGTCGCGGTGCTGCTCGGCCACATGGGCGGACCCTTCTGGGCGAGGAAGGACGAGGGCGCCTGGTCGATCCCCAAGGGCGAGTACGCCGACGGCGAGGACCCCCTCGCGGTGGCCCACCGCGAGTTCGAGGAGGAGCTGGGCAGTCCCGTGCCGGCCGCCGAGCTGGTCCCGCTCGGGGAGCTGCGGGCCGGCGGCAAGGTGCTCACGGTGTGGGCCGCCGAGGGCGACCTGGACGCCACCGCGATCCGCAGCAACACCTTCCCGCTCGAGTGGCCGCCCCGGTCCGGGCGGGTGCAGGAGTTCCCCGAGGTCGACCGCGCCGCCTGGTTCGGCGTCGACGAGGCGCGCGCCAGGCTGGTGAAGGGCCAGGTCGCCTACCTGCAGCGCCTGCTCGACCTGCTCGCCGGCTGACGGCGGCGGCGACGGACGGGGGCGCGGGGATCCGGTCGGGGGAACGGGCGTAGGTCGAACGGATGACATCTCGTCGCACGGGCGCGGCGGCGCTGCCGGCCGGCGCCGCGCGCTGCCACCCTCGGCGCCTCCCCGTCCCCGGAGGTCCCCGTGAGCACCGACCACCGCTGCACCGCCGAACCCGGCCGTCCCTGCCCGTGCACCGCCGACCGCCGTCCGGTCGCGACGGCGGTCGTCCGGCTGCGGCCGCGCTGGAGGCCCGCGCCGTCCGCCCCGCCGTCGCCCCGCTGAGCGCACGCCGGCCCGCGCAGGTGACGGATCGCCGACGACTCGTCCCACCCGTCACACGACCGGTGATCCCGCCGGCGGCAGGTGTCACAGTCCTGCTCCCGAGTCGTGACCGACTCCCGAGCGAGGAGATCCCCGTGCCCTGTCCCACCTGCGCCGCCGAGACGCACCCCGGCCCGGTCTGCTCCCGCTGCGCCGCGCTGGCGCAGCTCACCCAGCCGGTGCTGCGGCTGGAGACCCGCCGCCGGCCGGTCGTTCCGCCGGCGACGCCGCGGCGGTAGCGGGATCGCCGGGTCGGCCTGCCGACGGGTCGACCCGGCGTGATCGACCTCACTGCTAGCAATACGCTTGCTGGAGTTAGCGGCCGTGGGGTGCGGGGCATGAACCAGTCGTCAGGTCATTCCCCCGATCGTTGGAGTACCCCCAGTCATGACCGACAACACCAAGATCGTCAACCAGCTCCGCGCGCTCGTCCTCCTCAGCCAGACCGAGGAGCAGGTCGCCCGCACCCGCGTGTCGCAGGCCCGCACGGACGCCGTCCGCCGTGAGCTGACCCAGAACGCCGACAACGCCGCGGACCGCACCCGCGCCATCACCGAGCAGCTGCGCGCCCTCGGCGGCGTGCCGGACGTCGTCACCCCGGCCATCGGCCGGCTGTCGGCCGTCCTCAAGGCCACCGTCGAGCAGGCCGAGCCGCTCGAGGAGGCCCTGCTGCAGGACCTGCAGCTCGAGCACCAGCTCCACGACCGCGCCACCTACGTCAAGGTGCTGGCCGAGAAGAACGAGCTGCCCCGCGTCCGCGCCCTGGCCGAGCGGCTGATCACGGCGCACAAGGCCACCATCGAGTGGCTGACCGTCGTCCTGGCCGAGGAGGCCCTGGGTGGCCCCGCCGCCCTGGTCCCGACCCCGTTCCAGCAGGTCGCCGGCACCGCCGTCCGCGCGGCCAACCTGCCCTACCGCTTCGTCGCCAACCGCGTGAACGAGGCCCTCGACACCGCCCAGCAGCGTCGTGAGGCCGCCGGGAACCGGATCGGCGAGGTGGCCGACAAGGCCAGCAACTTCTCCGACGCCGTGCGCGAGACGCTCACCGTCGGCCGCAGCGCCTCGCTGCGCCGGGCGGAGCGGATCGCCCGCCGCGAGGGCAACCGCGAGGCCGCCGACACGGCCCGGGCCGCCCGCGAGGAGCTCGGTGACGTCTCCGCCGACGAGCTGCCCATCAAGGGCTTCGACTCGCTGTCGACGTCGGACGCCGCCAAGGCCGTCAAGGCGCTGCGCAAGCCGCACGACATCCGCGTGATCATCCGGTACGAGGAGACCCACAAGAACCGGTCGAGCGTCGTCAGCGCCGCCCAGGTCGCCCTCGCCGAGGTCGCCAAGGAGGCCGTGGGCGTCGACAGCTGACGCTCCGCCACTCTCCGGAGGGCCCGCACCCGTCTCGGGTGCGGGCCTTCCGTCGTCCGGGGAGATCTCCGTCGCACCGGGTCCGCAGCCGCTTGCCCTGGGGCATCGTGGAGGGCATGAGCATCACGCCCGAGGCCCTCGAGCAGGAGTTCTCGCTGCAGACGGCCGCCACCCGCCTGGACTTCCTCAGCCGGCGGGACTCCGGGGCCACGACCCTGAACACCGTCTCCGACGACGGCGACGACTGGAGCACCCTGCTCGACGGCGGCACGTCCCTCGACGTCCCCGAGTCGCTGGAGCTGCTGGCGCTCGGCGAGGTCATCGCCCGCAAGGCCCACGACAGCCAGCTCGTCGGCTTCCGCGCCGCACTGCGCGGCGGAGCGAGCTGGGAGCAGATCGCCGCCGCGCTCGACGTCACCCCGGCCGAGGCTTGGACGGCGTTCCACGCGGCCATCGAGCGGCAGGAGCGCGCGGCCGCGCTGGCGCCCGACGAGGCGGCCTCCGCGCGCGAGCTGGCCGGGGCCCGCCCCGGCGCCTGAGGAAGGACCCCGCTGC
This region of Geodermatophilus bullaregiensis genomic DNA includes:
- a CDS encoding DUF3320 domain-containing protein, with amino-acid sequence MGTTGTRPHPHDGGTRVAVAISATSTPVLSSALAHNRVPVVSRLALTTHGGPLPGATVRLAVRDTEGPIGRPVELTVDLEAGRTTVLSDLGLVVDPAAVLQIDRPRPGSVEIDVTAGGVDVGGTAVPVQVLAAGQWSATPLPLALEMLAAHVLPQHPAVDALLAEAAALLDERTDDASVQGSSAGPERVDQIVAAVAAAVRARGIAPGEAPAGWADRGHPVRTPGDVLDGRTGTCLDTVVAMAAALEAAGVRPLVWLAEGPGGGVGGAHAFLGYWREERSAESAATTDVAPLVDLVDLGLVRLVETTLLTGDAAGEPDPEQLHRAAYDAWLTGPLDRVLGVTDVARARRDGILPLPARTRGADGAEHVAEYRPADADPAARPTGRHAAPAPGSRPGVPPRVQQWKNSLLDLGLRNRLVDHPEGAGLPLTLPGAYLATLTDLLTSGTAVALLPADRLAAVHTDQGLHSARELPVGRLGDLLHEQRAVHVDVSEGGYLPRLRALAHRARTVLEETGANGLHVALGSLAWELDGRPLRSPLVLLPVVLSPAGRAGYRLTVDETGSAGPNWCLLEKLRRVHGLTVPGLDRPLEGDGVDVDGALTAVRQALADAGLPFRVEATADLAVLQFARYRLWRDLDEHWGELATSPLVSHLVHAPTEPFADPVPAAAATPDLDELAAACPLPADASQLRAVADGVAGRTVVVEGPPGTGKSQTIANLLTRAVAEGKRVLFVAEKRAALEVVARRLEAVGMGPFTLDLHGRGARAAEVRARVRAALDAVVAVDEQGLAADGEDLRAARRTLARYADRLHAPNAAGLSCYSARTAQLAVGVDVPQMPLPPAFAATAPPATLTAVRRSLALLPDVADLVRPSPRHPWAFVDTARVDLPAAHRAAAEVDDAIRALPAEEHLARALREVRTPKDLTALAHLLAGPDVGLAVLDEVPTERWETATATVLDDLAAFAAAVHPGLELATPDALGLPLADLYVAAQTAQAARWWPRRQGLQAVRDRLAPVLRPGGKVRLRDVPELTAALWRVQTAAAGLVARAAVVPGLSVPAGWNPLAEPTLLDGQVAWLQRAGAVVDSARTFAVALRRYVVAGPGPDAAAAAAVVRLRNGLTALLRVCGSTPAELADWCGSDGVVLRWAMTRPERGLDHPGLISLRRWAEFLDTLEPLRAAGLTEARAALLDGRLPAEDATRAFEAGLAAASAAERRAATGLETFDEEAHDKAVARFATASRAVRRHLTAALPASVLAARRLDGDRLGALQQELTRSDRGPDVRALLAQYGDLVTAVLPCVLAGPDSVARFLPARAGQFDLVVFDEASQIRVADAVGALGRARAAVVVGDSRQLPPTSSAGPAASTDDDLADLPGTAGEDDESLLSACVQARVPRHWLSWHYRSQDESLIAFSNAHYYGNRLASFPAPAHGRPSADVGGRGITLVRVDGTFHRAGAGRLLRTNPMEAKAVVAEVRRRFAASTDAVPSIGVVTFNAQQRAYVESLLRDAGDERLVAALDRTDGEGLFVKNLEDVQGDERDVVLLSTAFSPDDRGVLPLTFGPLNRVGGERRLNVAITRARRQVVVFSSFDPSALRAEQTSSVGIKHLRAWLDLAALGTDALPREARRPGVPDRHREDVAAALRSRGLVVRTDVGLSDFRIDLSVASPAAPDTPLVAVLLDGPEWARRGTVGDRDGLPVEVLGGRLGWPAVERVWLPSWLRDREAVLDRLVAAVSAVSPAQASPAPVAAAPTPVPARVPEVGDDSPAPAAPAAPRALRAVASAALAELPAAEDEAPAPTPVTLSVVPTPVEPEPAPARGARPAPTGRTAESRLDGELPFRPWTPRPAGDRKALDQLADPRTARLVRRVLLAGVRAEGPVHRDRLTRLAAGAFGLSRVGEARRDALLALLPPETLAGEHVWPEALDRAGWTAFRRQATSTARPLEHVAPEEVGNAMVALCRAADGGLSREQLFLRTAEVFGHRRRTPSLTPRLTTVLDGLTAAGRLTVREDGVVTD
- a CDS encoding NUDIX domain-containing protein encodes the protein MPRTSAGVLLYRREPDGTVAVLLGHMGGPFWARKDEGAWSIPKGEYADGEDPLAVAHREFEEELGSPVPAAELVPLGELRAGGKVLTVWAAEGDLDATAIRSNTFPLEWPPRSGRVQEFPEVDRAAWFGVDEARARLVKGQVAYLQRLLDLLAG
- the ilvA gene encoding threonine ammonia-lyase IlvA, with protein sequence MTATVTPDLDRFPADVRDAVGRLAGIAERTPLQRNERLSALTGADVWLKREDLQVGRSYKVRGAYNTISRLDSTRRAAGVVCASAGNHGQGVAHACRALGVHGAVVVPGTTPRQKRARIRALGGDMVELVVTGDTYDDAASAAAARARDTGATLVPAFDAWPVVVGQATVAVEVVEQLGRAPDVVVLPLGGGGLLAGCGTWLRQASPGTRLVGVEPAGAASMAAALAAGHPVELPAMDTFVDGAAVRRAGAVTYPLVRDSGAELVAVPEGQVCTEMLELYQVDGVIAEPAGALAAAALTGGVVRVQPGQTVVCLLSGGNNDVSRYAEVIERSLVHQGLKHYFLVEFPQEPGALRRFLDDVLGPEDDIVLFEYVKRDNRETGAALTGIELGSAASLPGLLARTQASPLRIQHLDPDSPAYRYLVRGGAG
- a CDS encoding ferritin-like domain-containing protein, which encodes MTDNTKIVNQLRALVLLSQTEEQVARTRVSQARTDAVRRELTQNADNAADRTRAITEQLRALGGVPDVVTPAIGRLSAVLKATVEQAEPLEEALLQDLQLEHQLHDRATYVKVLAEKNELPRVRALAERLITAHKATIEWLTVVLAEEALGGPAALVPTPFQQVAGTAVRAANLPYRFVANRVNEALDTAQQRREAAGNRIGEVADKASNFSDAVRETLTVGRSASLRRAERIARREGNREAADTARAAREELGDVSADELPIKGFDSLSTSDAAKAVKALRKPHDIRVIIRYEETHKNRSSVVSAAQVALAEVAKEAVGVDS